The Pseudomonas nunensis genome includes the window AGGCTTTGGAATACGGAGATGCGGTCCTGGACGTGCTGCGGCCGAAGCTAAGTAAAATTCTTGAGGCGTTCCCAGAGCAAGTGCAAAGCTCAAGCATCCGGCAAATTATGGCTAGTGCAGGAAAAGCCGACACCCCGAATAGCGTATCGACAATGTCCATCAATACAATCCTAGGTCAAGGCAATGTTGAGGGCCCAGAAAAACGCCTCGAAGAGCACCTGGTTTTGGTAGATGACATGCGCACTCGACTTGGTAACCTTCAGGATTACTTCAATCAGATGCAGGCGCCGCAAGGCCCCATTATGTCGCCTGATGAAATTCGTGATTTCCTCGGCCGAAAATTCCCTGAGCTGGTAGCAGAGGGTCGCAACGACCCCGACGGCTGGGATTTCTTTCTGGGGGCACCACAGCAAGAGCCAAACTCCAATTGCATCGTCCGCACTGTGCAACACCCACAAGGGGGCACCCAATTCGAGCTGTCGGTATCATCACGACTTGAAGGCACAGAAAAGATGGTCATGTTCAGCGGGAATGAGGACGCATTGCGTCAAGTTGTCGATGCGCAGCTACGCATCTATCGCGACCACCTGTAAGCAAAATAAAGGGCGCTCTCCAAAAGCGCCCTTGTCGTCTGTGCTGCACACCGGTCATCTGCCACGCTTCCCGCCCTTGCCGGCCTCACCTCTCGGACGCTTGCCGGGGTTGGCCTGCGGGAAGTACTCCTGCGTCTTGACCGGTTTCCTGGTCGTACCATCGCGCTTGTCGATCATCACTTCACCTCGCTGATGTGCCGGCGTGGCACAGATTCGGAAAACAACTCACTGCGTAACTCGGCCTCGAACTGATCAAGCGGCAAGCAGGGAGCATGTACCAGCGCCCACGCCGTCATCCGAACGCCCTTCATGATCAGCCGGCGACGAACCCGCAGTGCTTCGCTCGGGCCGCTCTCCACGTCCCGCTGAAGGCGGCTCAGAATGCGTTCGAGGCGTATTTCCTTAGCTTCAACGCTCATGATCAGTACGCCGGACGCACAGTGGAGGCGTCCTTCATCGAGTTCCACAGCTTGTCGAACTCAGCGTTGCTCATGCTGGCGACGTCTTTCGCACTGATCCTCCCCGACTCGTCCGGCGCACGGCCAGCGGCTGGTAAATTGCTCAGGCTGGTGGGCGCTTGGCGAGCGGGTTGGCGGGTTGCAGGCACATGAGTTCAAGCCCAGGTAGTTGAGCCCAAGTACGGCGATGAAGGCACCCAACATGTACTGGGCGCCGTGGGCGAAGTTGATGATCCGCAGGAGCCCGAAAATGATCGCCAGGCCCAGGCTGAGCAAAGCATAGAAGGCCCCGTTGATCAGCCCCAGGAGCACCTGGCCGAACAATACACTCAGGGGAATACCGAATACGACAGTCATGATTTACCACCCGCTGAAAGTCAGTGACACCCGGCTGGTCGCAGCCGGGGCATAGCTGGAGTCACACCTGTTTAGTTTGTGGTGACCAGCTTGCACTTGCTTTCAGCCAGAGGGCGGTAGGCTTCCTCGCCAGGAATCGTGCGAACGATTTTGTACAGGTCCCACTCCCCTTTTGATTCCGCTGGAGTCTTGACCTGAGCCAGGTACATGTCGTGAACCATTCGGCCATCGACACGAATTTTTCCGTTCTTGGCGAACATGTCATTGACCGGTGTCGCCACCATCTGTGCGCGTACCGTCTGCGCATCATCGCTGCCAGTCGCCTTGATGGCGTTCAGGTAATGAGTAGTCGCCGAGTAGATGCCTGCCGGCACCATGCCCGGCATCTTGCCGGTGCGTTTGAAGTAGCGCTGAGCCCATGCACGGCTTTCATCGTTCATGTCCCAGTACCAGCCAGTGGTCAGCATCAGACCCTGAGTCACCTCCAAACCCATGGCATGGATGTCGTTGAGGAACACCACCATGCCGGCCAGTTTTTGTCCGGACTGCGCGACGCCAAACTGGCTGGCAGTCATCAGCGAATTGACCGTATCGGAGCCGGCGTTGGCCAATGCAATCACTTCTGCACCAGACCCCTGGGCCTGCAAGATGTAGGAAGAGAAGTCGCTGGTCGGGAATGGATGACGAACCTTGCCAACCACCTTGCCGCCATCAGCCTCGACGACCTTGATGATGTCCGCTTCCATCGCATGGCCGAAGGCATAGTCGGCGGTCAGGATGAACCAGCTCTTGCCGCCAGACGCGAGCACAGCCTTCGCGGTTCCATTGGCTAACGCGTAGGAGTCGTAGGTCCAATGAATGTGATTGGGTGAGCAAAACTCATTGGTCAGGCTGGAGGCCGCTGCACCAGAAATCAGCGCCAGCTTACCGGCCTGCTCAACCACCTTGCTTGCCGCCAGCACTACCGAGGAAGCCACCATGCCGGTAACCATGTCGACATTGCGCTCATCCACCCATTGGCGAACGGTGTTAGCGCCGACATCAGGCTTATTCAGGTCATCGGCACTGAAGACCACGATTTTCTTGCCATTGACCTGACCGCCGAAGTCCTCGATGGCCATGTTCAGCGCTTCCAGACCGCCGGGGCCGGAGAGGTCGCGGTAAGTCCCGGACATATCGGCCAGATAACCGATTCGAATCTCGTCATTGCTGATCTGAGCCTGGGCGGCGCTGACAAGCAGGCTGGAGACGAGAATGGCACGTGCAGTCTTCTGAAAAACCTTCATTTAGCTCACCCATTCTTCACAGTTATTGTTGTTGTTTCGGGCAAAACGATCCCGTATCGGCGGGTCTTGAGCCACGTCGACACCTATGTCGCAGGGATAAAACGGATCTCAGACGCCGAGACAGCTCTGCAGGAGTTCTTGTTTCGACTCCAGTTCAGCAGCGCTGATTTCTTCCACGATCTGACCGTGGTCCATCAAGTAATGGCGGTCAGCCAAAGGTGCTGCGAAGCGAAAATTCTGCTCCACCAACACAATGGTCAAGCCTTGCTTCTTGAGCTTGATCAGCACTTCGGCCAGCTTCTGCACAATCACCGGGGCCAGGCCTTCGGTGATCTCATCCAGCAACAACAGATTGGCGCCCGTGCGCAGGATCCGCGCCATGGCCAGCATCTGCTGTTCGCCGCCGGACAGGCGTGTGCCCTGGCTGAAACGCCGTTCATAAAGATTGGGAAACATCTCGTAGATTTCGTCGAGGCTCATGCCGTCGTTGCGCACCGTCGGTGGCAGCAGCAGGTTCTCCTCGACATTGAGACTGGCGAAAATACCGCGCTCTTCCGGGCAGTAGCCGACACCCAATCGTGGGATCAGGTGCGCGGCGAGACCGATGGTCTCGTTGCCATTGAGCACAATCGAGCCGGTGCGACGGCCGACCATATTCATGATTGCGCGCAGCGTGGTGGATCGCCCGGAGCCGTTGCGCCCAAGCAAGGTGATGAGTTCGCCACGCCGTACCTGCAGGTCGATGCCGTGCAAGATGTGAGATTCGCCATAGAAAGCATGCAGGTCGCTGATCCGCAGTTGCTTGAAATCCGGAGCGTGCAGACTGTTCATGCGTGCTCTCCTGCAAGGCTGACAGCTTCACTGCCAAGGTAGGCCTCGCGCACCAACGGATTAGCGGAGACGCTGGCATAGTCTCCTTCGGCGAGAATCGCCCCGCGTGCCAGGACGGTGATGCGGTCGCACAGCTCGCTGACCACTCCCAGGTTATGCTCGACCATCAATACCGTGCGCCCTACGGCGGCCTGACGTATCAGGTCAATGACCATGTTGACGTCCTCGTGCCCCATGCCTTGGGTCGGCTCGTCGAGCAGCAACACCTCCGGATCCAGTGCCAGGGTAGTGGCCAACTCCAGTGCGCGTTTACGACCGTAAGGCAGTTCGATGGTCAGGGTATCGGCGGCGTCGAGCAGACCGACCTGCTCCAACATCTGTAAAGCCCGCTCATTAAGACCCTCGAGGCTGCGTTCGGACTTCCAGAAGTGAAAGGAGTTACCCAGCTTGCGCTGCAAGGCCACCCGCACGTTCTCCACCACACTCATATGGCCAAACACTGCGGATATCTGAAATGACCGCACCAAACCCAAGCGGGCAATTTCATTGGGCTTCAAACGGGTGATCGACTGGCCACGGTAGAGGATCTCACCACGGGTGGGCGGGAGAAACTTGGTGAGGAGGTTGAAAACGGTGGTTTTGCCGGCACCGTTAGGCCCGATCAGTGCGTGAATATGGCCCGTCTGCACACGTAGATCGACCGAATCCACCGCAGTGAAACCGCGAAACTCTTTGGTCAAGCCACGCGTTTCCAGCACGATTTCTGACGACATTTGAAGCCCTCTAACCTTAGTTATTTTTATTGGTTATGGTGCTACTGCGCGATTTGACGTTTACGTAAACGAAACCGCTCATTCAAAAAAAATCTACTTAATACAAACTCTCCAGCTGGCCTCAGGCACGCTGATGGAACAGCTCCAGATTGATCAATCGACGCTCATCCCGCATGCCTAAAATGGCGAATTTGTTGCACGATCCGAGGTATGCGCGATCCCTGTCCTCTGCCGATGCGCCTGGCGGTGCATCACCCGAAACTCAACGTGCCGGTGTTGTGTTGGCGCAACGTGGAGGCCCTCACGGGTAAGTCGGTGCGTGAGTTGCTCTTCAGGCTGGCGTGACAGAGCTGGGATCGACGAGTCTGGATTTCACTCGATTAATGAATGGGCCAAGATGCTTCAGCGGCCAAAGAAAACGTACCGTCAACGGTGGTTTGATGGGAAAACCAGCACAAAGACCTAAGGCGCAGTAACGCCGTTGCCACCAGCACGCAGCAACTCTTCAACAGCCAACCGCGCCACTTCGGCATCCTGCTCCGCCTTGACACCGGACACACCGACAGCGCCAATGCAGTGGCCTTCGTGCCAGATGGCAACGCCGCCCTCGAGCATGCCTTGCAGGTTGGGTGCGCTGAGGAAGGCGTGTCGCCCGCCGTTGATCATGTCTTCATACGCCTTGCTGTCGCGACGACCCAACGCTGCGGTGCGGGCCTTTTCGGTGGCGATGTAGCCGGCGATCGGCGCCGCACCGTCCAGACGCAGCAGCCCCAGCGGATGCCCGCCGTCGTCGACGACAGCAATCGCCACGCCCCAGTTGCGCGCCTGTGCCAACTGTTTTGCCGTAGACAGCAGGTGTGAAACCTCTTGTTCACTGAGAAAAGCCTTGGTTTGCATCCCGCCTCCTGATCAAAAAGAACGGCACGCCGGCTCAAGCAAGCGTGCCGATAGAACACACGCGGCTTAATCGCCGTAGATGTCGAAGTCGAAATACTTCTGGCGAATTTTGTCGTAGGTGCCATCAGCCCGAATCGCCGCCAAGGCCTGGTTGAAACGGTCTGCCAGCGGATCGTTCTTGGGCACGGCAATGCCGATGCCTGTGCCGAAGAATAGCTCTTCAGTGAAGTTCGGGCCGACGAATTCGTAATCCTGCCCTTCCGGCCGCTTCAACAGGCTTTCATCGATCACCACCGAACTGGCCATGGTTGCGTCGAGGCGCCCGCCCAGCAGGTCGAGGAAGATTTCGTTCTGCGAGCCGTAGCGCACCACTTCGGCACCCGCCGGGGCGAATTTCTCGGTGACGTAACGATCGAAGTTGGTTGCGCGCTGAACGCCAATGCGTTTGCCCTTGAGCTGCGCCGGAATGTCGACGATGCCGCTGCCTTTCTTGAACACCAGGCGCGCCGGAATGCGGTAGTAGCGATTGCTGAAATCGACCGACTTGAGGCGCTCCGGGGTCATCGACATCGAAGAAATCACCGCGTCGACTTTCTTCACCTTGAGCGCGGGTATCAGGCCGTCGAACTCTTGCTCCTTCCACTCGCACTGGACTTTCATTTGCGCGCACAAGGCCTGGCCGATGTCGTAGTCGAAACCGACAATCTGGTTATCGGGAGTCTTCGACGCGAACGGCGGATAAGCCGCTTCGATGCCCAGGCGCAGCGGCTGCTCCGCCGCGTGCAGGTTGCCGGCCAATGCCAGCAGCGAGATGAGACAAGCCTTCAATAGCGTATTTTTTACGTTCATACATGGCTCCAGATGCGATGTTGTTTGTGTCGGGCGCTCCGCAAAGGAAGTCGTCCGTTATGGCAGCGGAAATGTGAACAGGCGGAGATGGCGGCTCTGATGGCCCCTGCTCCGTTGTTGCGCCGCGTGGAACCGGCGCAACGGGTCGAGAAACACTCAGACGGCGGCGGTGACGATCAACTCCAGCAGGATCTGCGGGTCATCGAACATCACCTGGGCGGTGGCGCGTGCCGGCGTTTGCGCGGCATCGACCCAGGCACTCCAGGTTTCATTCATGCCGGCGAAATCGGCACTCATGTCTTTCATCCAGATCTGCACACTGAGCAGCCGGCTCTTGTCACTGCCGGAGATTTCCAGCAATTCGTCGACCCGTTGCAGCACCTGGCGCGTCTGGCCACGGATGTCCTGGCTGCAATCGGCGGCGACGATGCCGCTCAGCCAGGCAACGCCGTTGTGCACGACGCTGCGGCTCAGGCGTGGGTTGCTTTCGATGCGTTGGATAAGGCTCATACAGGCTCCTGGGTCAAAGGTGTCTCGGTTGATAGTTGGGCAAGGGTGATGGGTTTGAGCGGTGATCGAATGCGGTAGTAGCCGACTTCTGTGGCAGACACCTGGCGTTGCGCGGCAATGATTTCAGTGACGCTCAAGCCACACTGGCGCCCCTGGCAAGGCCCCATGCCACAGCGACCGAAGGCCTTGGCTTGATTGGGCCCCAGGCACCCCAGCTCGACGTACTGGCGAATCGAACCGGCGCTGACTTCTTCGCAGCGACAGACAATCACCTCGTCGGCGGGTATGCGGTTTTGCTGCTGCGGGCGGTACAAGGCATCGATCAGTGGCCGCGCGGCAAGCTGGCGACGCAACGCCTTGCGATAAGGTGCGGCGAGTCGTTGCGCCTGTTGCGCATCGAGCTTTCCCGAGCGGGCGGCAATCGCCAGCCCGACCAGACGGCCTTCGAGCCGCGCCACGTGCGCCCCGCCGATTGCCCCGCCATCACCGGCGATGTAAATGCCCGGCAGGCTGGTTTCACCTTGGCTGTCACGGCGCGCGATCCAGCACAATTGCTGCTCGCTCCAATCGTGTTCCAAGCGCAACGACCAACTGATCTGTGTGTTGGGTACCACGCCTTGATGCAGCAGGATCAACGAAGCGCGAATGGTCCTGTTCCGACCGTGACTGACGAAGCTCAAGGCGTTGGCGTGCGCCTGCCCTTCGATACGCAAATCCCGCGCATCGCGAAAATGTTTGACGCCGGCGCGCTTCAGTTCCGCCAGCAATTGCAGGCCCTTGAGCAAATCGCGCCAGCCGCGCAGGGCGCTTGGGATGTTGCGCCAGGCGCGCGGCAGATCGTTGCGGCCGCTGGTGTCCACCAGCGCTTCAATCGCAACCCCGGCGCGCAGGTATTGCACCGCCAGCAGGTACAGCAACGGTCCGCAACCAGCGAGTACCACGGGGCCTTGCGGCACCAGTGCGGCATTTTTCAGCAGGATCTGTCCGGCACCGGCGGTCATCACGCCCGGCAAGGTCCAGCCCGGAATCGGCATGGGTCGCTCGAACGCCCCGGTGGCGATCAACACCTGCCGCCCCTGGAGGATTTGCGCCCGCCCCTCGATCAGGAAATGCACCTGACGCTGGGTTGTCACCTGCCAGATCGCCGCGTTGGGCAGGTATCGGGCGGCGCATTGCAGAAACTTCGCAACCAATGGCGCACCCGCTTCATAGTCGCGTCCCAACAGCTGGCGGCTGCGCGCGTCGGCCTGCTGGATGTTGCGATAGATCTGCCCTCCCGGGCTGCCCTGCTCATCCAGCACCGCCACCGAAAGGCCGCGCTCCGTAGCCTCAAGGGCGGCACTCATGCCGGCCGGGCCGGCGCCAATCACGATGAGATCGACCGTTTGCTCATTCATCAGCCACCTCCTCCTCTCCCCCCAGCACATCGCGAGCGCCACGCTGACGCTGCACTCGCATGCCCGCTCGAACTGGCAGCAAACAGGCCTGACAGTTGGCTTGGCCGTCGACCTCGACCAGGCATTCGAAGCACACCCCCATCATGCAAAAGGGCGCGCCGAGTCGGCCGTTGACCGCGCTTTCACGGGTATGAGTGACGCCGCTGCCGAGCAATGCTGCGGCCAGTGACACACCGGCCGGCACTGACAATGGCGCGCCTTCGAATTCGATCTGCACGGTGTTTTGCCCAGGGTCGATCACCCGAAACAACGAATCAACCGACATGGCGCACCTCGCTTTTGTGGTGAAAGCGCTTAAGGCCGAAAGCCGCTACCGCCGGATCGTCGAACTCGCCGTCGATCCACGGCGCCAGGCGCAAGGCGTGAATCGCCGCCAGGGTCACGCCGCTGTGGCAGCTGACCACTACGGCTCCCGGACATGCCTGGGAGGCTTCATAAATGGGATAGCCATCGGCGCTCATTACCCGCAGCGCGCCCCAGGCCCGGACCAGGCGCACTTGCCCCAAACGGGGGAAACAGCGCACCGCGCGCGCGGCGATCGTCGCCATCACTTCGCTGCAAGTGCCGTCATCGAGCCCGGCGGACTCATGGGAGTCGCCCAACTGCACCGTGCCTTCGTCGGTCTGGCGTATGTAGGTGGTGGGGTAATGCAGAAAAGGTTTGAGGCGCTCGGTGACCAGGATTTGCCCACGGTTAGGACTCACGGGCACGTCGATCCCCAACTGAGCGCCCAGCTCACGATTGCCGAGCCCGGCGGCCAAAATTACCCGCCCGGCATACCAGCGTTGTTCACCGGCCTGCAGCTCGAAGCCCGAGGCGCATTGGCCGATGGCGCTGACCCGATGACCATTGATGATCCTGACTCCACGCGCCCGGCAGGCGGCGTACAGCGAACGCAGCAGCTTGAGCGGATTGACGTGCCCGTCCATGGGCGAATAGCAGGCACCCACGACCGTCGGCCCCACGCCCGGCAGACGCGCCTTCAGTTGTTCGCCATCCAGCAACTCGAAGGGGTAATCGCCCTGCATGGCATCGCGCAGCCAGAGCAGCCGACGGCTTTCCTCGGCCATTTCCTCGTCACTCAAACACAGCTGGAAACCGCCCGGCTGGCGCAGATGAAGGTCGATGCCAGTATCGGCCTGCAACGAGGCCGCCAAGCGTGGCCACAGCGCCACCGCTTCACGCGTCCATTGCGCATAGGCACTCATCCCGTACCCCTTGCCCTGCACCCACAGCAAACCGAAGTTGCCACGGGCCGCGCGCAAGGCATCGTCGCCTTCGTCCAGTACGCTGACCTGGCGCCCCATCAAGGCCAGCCCATAAGCAATGGACAGCCCGACCAAACCACCGCCGACGATCATGACATCAGTTTTTTGCATGAGCTTCACTACCGCCCTTTCAACGCCAGGGATTCAGCCCAGGCGCAGGCATTACGCCTGGATAATCTTGATAGGGACGATGCTAAACAGCAGACAAGCGCTTGAAAAATGCTTTATTTTGGCAAGGCCATGTCTTTTTGTTATGGCTTTTCTGAAGGACATCACCATGAATCTTCGCCAGCTGGAAGCCTTCCGCGCGGTCATCCTCGGCCAGACCGTCACCCGCGCTGCCGAGATGCTGCACATTTCGCAACCGGCGGCGACGCGCCTGATTGCCAGCCTCGAGGAGGACATCGGCTTCGATTTGTTTGTCCGCGCCAAGGGCCGACTGCAACCGACCGCCGAGGCCATGACGCTGTATCAGGAAGTGCAACGCTCACTGCTCGGGGTCGAGCGCATTGCCCGAGCGGCACAAGACATCCGCAGCTTGAAACGCGGTTCACTGCACATCGCTTGCGCGCCGGCCATGGGCCTGTCATTCCTGCCGCGAGCCATCGCTGCGTTCATGGCTGAGCATGATCAAGTGCAGATCTCGCTGGTAGTGCATTCATCGCGCGAGATCGTTGATCTGGTGGTCGGTCAGCGCTGCGATCTGGGCATCATCGTACTGCCCAACACCTACCCCAGCCCGCGCGCAGAAAAACTGCTGGCAACCCGGATGCTCTGTGCACTGCCGGCCAATCATCGCTTACAGGACAAGGCCACCATTCGCCCGGAGGATCTGCAAGGCGAGGCGTTTATTTCGTATCCACAATCCATCGGCTCGCGCCAACACATCGACTCTATATTTGCCGCACACGGGGTCGAGCGTGAACTGCGCCTGGAGACCCAGCTGTCGCTACCGATGTGCATGTTTGTCGAACAAGGATTGGGGATAGCGCTGGTCGATGCCATCAGCGCGGTCGAGTACCGGGGCAATGGCATCGTGTTCAGAGCGTTCGAGCCGGCCATCGAGATGGACTTCAACATGCTGTTGCCGGTTCAAGGACCG containing:
- a CDS encoding ABC transporter substrate-binding protein, which produces MKVFQKTARAILVSSLLVSAAQAQISNDEIRIGYLADMSGTYRDLSGPGGLEALNMAIEDFGGQVNGKKIVVFSADDLNKPDVGANTVRQWVDERNVDMVTGMVASSVVLAASKVVEQAGKLALISGAAASSLTNEFCSPNHIHWTYDSYALANGTAKAVLASGGKSWFILTADYAFGHAMEADIIKVVEADGGKVVGKVRHPFPTSDFSSYILQAQGSGAEVIALANAGSDTVNSLMTASQFGVAQSGQKLAGMVVFLNDIHAMGLEVTQGLMLTTGWYWDMNDESRAWAQRYFKRTGKMPGMVPAGIYSATTHYLNAIKATGSDDAQTVRAQMVATPVNDMFAKNGKIRVDGRMVHDMYLAQVKTPAESKGEWDLYKIVRTIPGEEAYRPLAESKCKLVTTN
- a CDS encoding ABC transporter ATP-binding protein; amino-acid sequence: MNSLHAPDFKQLRISDLHAFYGESHILHGIDLQVRRGELITLLGRNGSGRSTTLRAIMNMVGRRTGSIVLNGNETIGLAAHLIPRLGVGYCPEERGIFASLNVEENLLLPPTVRNDGMSLDEIYEMFPNLYERRFSQGTRLSGGEQQMLAMARILRTGANLLLLDEITEGLAPVIVQKLAEVLIKLKKQGLTIVLVEQNFRFAAPLADRHYLMDHGQIVEEISAAELESKQELLQSCLGV
- a CDS encoding ABC transporter ATP-binding protein, which encodes MSSEIVLETRGLTKEFRGFTAVDSVDLRVQTGHIHALIGPNGAGKTTVFNLLTKFLPPTRGEILYRGQSITRLKPNEIARLGLVRSFQISAVFGHMSVVENVRVALQRKLGNSFHFWKSERSLEGLNERALQMLEQVGLLDAADTLTIELPYGRKRALELATTLALDPEVLLLDEPTQGMGHEDVNMVIDLIRQAAVGRTVLMVEHNLGVVSELCDRITVLARGAILAEGDYASVSANPLVREAYLGSEAVSLAGEHA
- a CDS encoding heme-binding protein, which encodes MQTKAFLSEQEVSHLLSTAKQLAQARNWGVAIAVVDDGGHPLGLLRLDGAAPIAGYIATEKARTAALGRRDSKAYEDMINGGRHAFLSAPNLQGMLEGGVAIWHEGHCIGAVGVSGVKAEQDAEVARLAVEELLRAGGNGVTAP
- a CDS encoding ABC transporter substrate-binding protein — encoded protein: MNVKNTLLKACLISLLALAGNLHAAEQPLRLGIEAAYPPFASKTPDNQIVGFDYDIGQALCAQMKVQCEWKEQEFDGLIPALKVKKVDAVISSMSMTPERLKSVDFSNRYYRIPARLVFKKGSGIVDIPAQLKGKRIGVQRATNFDRYVTEKFAPAGAEVVRYGSQNEIFLDLLGGRLDATMASSVVIDESLLKRPEGQDYEFVGPNFTEELFFGTGIGIAVPKNDPLADRFNQALAAIRADGTYDKIRQKYFDFDIYGD
- a CDS encoding RidA family protein, translating into MSLIQRIESNPRLSRSVVHNGVAWLSGIVAADCSQDIRGQTRQVLQRVDELLEISGSDKSRLLSVQIWMKDMSADFAGMNETWSAWVDAAQTPARATAQVMFDDPQILLELIVTAAV
- a CDS encoding NAD(P)/FAD-dependent oxidoreductase, with translation MNEQTVDLIVIGAGPAGMSAALEATERGLSVAVLDEQGSPGGQIYRNIQQADARSRQLLGRDYEAGAPLVAKFLQCAARYLPNAAIWQVTTQRQVHFLIEGRAQILQGRQVLIATGAFERPMPIPGWTLPGVMTAGAGQILLKNAALVPQGPVVLAGCGPLLYLLAVQYLRAGVAIEALVDTSGRNDLPRAWRNIPSALRGWRDLLKGLQLLAELKRAGVKHFRDARDLRIEGQAHANALSFVSHGRNRTIRASLILLHQGVVPNTQISWSLRLEHDWSEQQLCWIARRDSQGETSLPGIYIAGDGGAIGGAHVARLEGRLVGLAIAARSGKLDAQQAQRLAAPYRKALRRQLAARPLIDALYRPQQQNRIPADEVIVCRCEEVSAGSIRQYVELGCLGPNQAKAFGRCGMGPCQGRQCGLSVTEIIAAQRQVSATEVGYYRIRSPLKPITLAQLSTETPLTQEPV
- a CDS encoding (2Fe-2S)-binding protein, encoding MSVDSLFRVIDPGQNTVQIEFEGAPLSVPAGVSLAAALLGSGVTHTRESAVNGRLGAPFCMMGVCFECLVEVDGQANCQACLLPVRAGMRVQRQRGARDVLGGEEEVADE
- a CDS encoding NAD(P)/FAD-dependent oxidoreductase gives rise to the protein MQKTDVMIVGGGLVGLSIAYGLALMGRQVSVLDEGDDALRAARGNFGLLWVQGKGYGMSAYAQWTREAVALWPRLAASLQADTGIDLHLRQPGGFQLCLSDEEMAEESRRLLWLRDAMQGDYPFELLDGEQLKARLPGVGPTVVGACYSPMDGHVNPLKLLRSLYAACRARGVRIINGHRVSAIGQCASGFELQAGEQRWYAGRVILAAGLGNRELGAQLGIDVPVSPNRGQILVTERLKPFLHYPTTYIRQTDEGTVQLGDSHESAGLDDGTCSEVMATIAARAVRCFPRLGQVRLVRAWGALRVMSADGYPIYEASQACPGAVVVSCHSGVTLAAIHALRLAPWIDGEFDDPAVAAFGLKRFHHKSEVRHVG
- a CDS encoding LysR substrate-binding domain-containing protein is translated as MNLRQLEAFRAVILGQTVTRAAEMLHISQPAATRLIASLEEDIGFDLFVRAKGRLQPTAEAMTLYQEVQRSLLGVERIARAAQDIRSLKRGSLHIACAPAMGLSFLPRAIAAFMAEHDQVQISLVVHSSREIVDLVVGQRCDLGIIVLPNTYPSPRAEKLLATRMLCALPANHRLQDKATIRPEDLQGEAFISYPQSIGSRQHIDSIFAAHGVERELRLETQLSLPMCMFVEQGLGIALVDAISAVEYRGNGIVFRAFEPAIEMDFNMLLPVQGPASKLQISFLEHMQHFIAREVPADYRF